In Duganella zoogloeoides, a single genomic region encodes these proteins:
- a CDS encoding penicillin-binding protein 1A produces the protein MTATTNKLPRWLNRRNAIRAAIVAGVTGVVGAAGLAAYMFLAIAPNLPTLEKISDYKPKIPLRVYTADNALIGEFGEEHRDFIAIKDIPDMMKKAVLSIEDKRFYEHNGIDWLRALGAVKANLGGSFRQGGSTITMQVARNFFLTREKVIGRKLNEVMLSLKIENALSKDEILELYMNQIYLGQRSFGFGSAAQTYFGKSLKELNIAEMAMLAGLPQNPARHNPITNLKRAKQRQHLVLKSMRDLDYITAEQYDAALKQPIHISAKGQQFDVHAEYVAELARQAVYAQFKEESYTRGISVYTTILKDDQNAAYESMRRNVINYDQRHGYRGPEAFITLPADAEERDDAIEEALQRRPNSDRLIAAVVLAASSKSVTVQNEAGDEITITGDGLRLAANALTDKAKESLRVRPGAVIRIMDNGKKGWAIAQVPQVAAAFVSMDAVNGGYHAMVGGFDYNLQKFNHVTQAWRQPGSSIKPFVYSAALEKGFSPATLLNDEPLELTAAETGNQPWSPRNDDNKYEGPITMRYALAESKNVVTVRILRALTVPYAHDYLGKFGFDLAKHPKNLTMALGTGAVTPAQLAGAYSVFANGGYSVEPYLIAKIVDGDGKIISETKPRTTLPDEARVLDPRNAYVTDSMLREVTRTGTGGAVARLGRHDMAGKTGTSSDAVDGWFAGYGGGIVAVSWMGYDDSKSLGNKEFGATVALPIWLDYMKVAMKDRPARDRQVPVGLTQVGSEWLYDEFTGDAARSSLDLDSQPPGAENIVPVPTGAGAVPPPPPPPPPINQ, from the coding sequence TTGACTGCTACAACCAACAAACTGCCCCGGTGGCTCAATCGCCGCAACGCCATCCGCGCCGCCATTGTGGCCGGCGTGACCGGCGTGGTCGGCGCTGCCGGGCTGGCGGCCTATATGTTCCTGGCCATCGCCCCCAATTTGCCCACGCTGGAAAAAATCTCCGACTACAAGCCCAAGATTCCGCTGCGCGTGTACACCGCCGACAACGCCCTGATCGGCGAATTCGGCGAGGAACACCGCGACTTCATCGCCATCAAGGATATTCCGGACATGATGAAAAAAGCGGTGCTGTCGATCGAGGACAAGCGCTTCTATGAGCACAACGGCATCGACTGGCTGCGCGCGCTGGGGGCCGTCAAGGCCAACCTGGGCGGCTCGTTCCGGCAGGGCGGTTCCACCATCACCATGCAGGTGGCGCGCAATTTCTTCCTCACGCGCGAAAAGGTCATCGGCCGCAAGCTCAATGAAGTGATGCTGTCGCTGAAAATCGAGAACGCCCTGTCCAAGGACGAAATTCTCGAGCTGTACATGAACCAGATCTACCTGGGCCAGCGCTCGTTCGGTTTCGGCAGCGCGGCGCAAACCTATTTCGGCAAGTCGCTCAAGGAATTGAACATCGCCGAAATGGCCATGCTGGCCGGCCTGCCGCAAAACCCGGCGCGCCACAACCCGATCACCAATCTCAAGCGCGCCAAGCAGCGCCAGCACCTGGTGCTCAAGTCGATGCGCGACCTCGACTACATCACCGCCGAGCAGTACGACGCGGCGCTGAAGCAGCCGATCCACATCAGCGCCAAGGGCCAGCAGTTCGACGTCCATGCCGAATACGTGGCCGAACTGGCGCGCCAGGCCGTGTATGCGCAGTTCAAGGAAGAGTCTTATACGCGCGGCATCAGTGTATATACGACCATCCTCAAGGACGACCAGAACGCCGCCTACGAGTCGATGCGGCGCAACGTCATCAACTATGACCAGCGCCACGGCTACCGCGGCCCGGAGGCGTTTATCACTCTGCCCGCCGACGCCGAGGAACGCGACGACGCCATCGAGGAAGCGCTGCAACGCCGTCCAAACAGCGACCGGCTGATTGCGGCAGTGGTGCTGGCCGCCAGCAGCAAGTCGGTCACGGTGCAGAACGAAGCCGGCGACGAGATCACCATCACCGGCGATGGCCTGCGCCTGGCCGCCAATGCGCTGACCGACAAGGCAAAAGAGTCGCTGCGGGTGCGTCCCGGCGCCGTCATCCGCATCATGGACAACGGCAAAAAGGGCTGGGCGATTGCCCAAGTGCCGCAGGTGGCGGCAGCGTTCGTGTCGATGGACGCGGTCAATGGCGGCTACCACGCCATGGTGGGCGGCTTCGACTACAACCTGCAAAAATTCAACCACGTCACCCAGGCGTGGCGCCAGCCCGGCTCCTCGATCAAGCCGTTCGTGTATTCGGCAGCGCTGGAAAAAGGCTTTTCTCCGGCCACGCTGCTCAACGACGAGCCGCTTGAGCTGACGGCAGCCGAAACCGGCAACCAGCCCTGGAGCCCGCGCAACGACGACAACAAGTACGAAGGTCCGATCACCATGCGCTACGCGCTGGCCGAATCGAAGAACGTGGTGACGGTACGCATCCTGCGCGCGCTCACGGTACCGTACGCGCATGATTACCTGGGCAAGTTCGGCTTCGACCTGGCCAAGCATCCGAAAAACCTGACCATGGCGCTCGGTACCGGTGCGGTCACGCCGGCGCAGCTGGCCGGCGCCTACTCGGTGTTTGCCAACGGCGGCTACTCGGTGGAGCCGTACCTGATCGCGAAAATCGTCGATGGCGACGGCAAGATCATCTCTGAAACCAAGCCGCGCACCACCCTGCCCGACGAAGCACGCGTGCTCGATCCGCGCAACGCCTACGTTACCGACAGCATGCTGCGCGAAGTCACCCGCACCGGCACCGGCGGCGCCGTGGCGCGCCTGGGCCGCCACGACATGGCCGGCAAGACCGGCACGTCGTCCGACGCGGTCGATGGCTGGTTTGCCGGCTACGGCGGCGGCATCGTGGCTGTGTCGTGGATGGGTTACGACGACTCGAAGTCGCTGGGCAACAAGGAATTCGGCGCCACCGTGGCGCTGCCGATCTGGCTCGACTACATGAAGGTAGCAATGAAAGACCGCCCGGCCCGCGACCGGCAGGTGCCGGTGGGCCTGACACAGGTGGGCAGCGAGTGGCTGTACGACGAGTTCACCGGCGACGCGGCGCGTAGTTCACTGGACCTCGACAGCCAGCCGCCGGGCGCTGAAAATATCGTGCCGGTGCCTACCGGCGCTGGCGCGGTGCCACCGCCACCACCGCCACCACCACCGATCAATCAGTAA
- the glpD gene encoding glycerol-3-phosphate dehydrogenase: MAEPQHTLDCDVLIVGGGINGAGIARDAAGRGLSVVLCEKDDLAAHTSSASTKLIHGGLRYLEYYEFNLVRKALIEREVLLRAAPHIMWPLRFVMPHSKGQRPALLIRAGLWLYDTLARRELLPRSAAINLRCHSAGKPLKPEFRCGFAYSDGWVDDARLVVLNAMDACEKGATILTQARVDTLTRKGAGWEAIIDKPTCGGIRVNARYVVNAAGPWTAQMLHVATPKEGAGHLRLVKGSHIVVRRMFDHDNAYIFQNRDGRIVFAIPYERDFTLIGTTDIDYQGNADNVAIDANEIAYLCQLASEYFVNPVTPADVVWTYSGVRPLLDDGADAKAVTRDYWLEVDSDGPPILSIFGGKITTYRKLAEDAVELIAKALGNRHGNWTANACLPGGDLFGAEPQNKSVLGFDEWVRKVQNHYAWLPPLLVVRFARAYGTRIHTLLRERATIADMGEEIAPGLYQVEVEYLRKYEWARTAHDILWRRSKLGLHLPPEAAATLQDWLTAHPMQFR; the protein is encoded by the coding sequence ATGGCGGAACCGCAGCACACGCTCGATTGCGATGTCCTGATCGTGGGAGGCGGCATCAATGGCGCGGGGATCGCGCGCGATGCGGCCGGACGCGGGCTGTCGGTCGTCCTGTGCGAAAAGGACGACCTGGCGGCGCACACGTCTTCGGCCTCGACCAAGCTGATCCACGGCGGCCTGCGCTATCTCGAGTACTACGAATTCAACCTGGTGCGCAAGGCGCTGATCGAGCGCGAAGTGCTGCTGCGCGCGGCGCCGCACATCATGTGGCCGCTGCGCTTCGTCATGCCGCACTCGAAAGGCCAGCGCCCGGCACTGCTGATCCGCGCCGGCCTGTGGCTGTACGACACCCTGGCCCGGCGCGAGCTGCTGCCGCGTTCCGCCGCCATCAACCTGCGCTGCCACTCGGCCGGCAAGCCGCTCAAGCCCGAGTTCCGCTGCGGCTTTGCGTACTCCGACGGCTGGGTGGACGACGCCCGCCTGGTGGTGCTCAACGCCATGGACGCCTGCGAGAAGGGCGCCACCATCCTCACCCAGGCGCGCGTGGACACGCTCACCCGCAAGGGCGCCGGCTGGGAAGCGATCATCGACAAGCCCACCTGCGGCGGCATCCGCGTCAACGCCCGTTACGTGGTCAACGCCGCCGGGCCGTGGACGGCGCAGATGCTGCACGTGGCCACGCCGAAGGAAGGCGCCGGCCACCTGCGCCTGGTCAAGGGCAGCCATATCGTGGTCAGGCGCATGTTCGATCACGACAACGCCTACATCTTCCAGAACCGCGACGGCCGCATCGTGTTCGCGATTCCTTATGAGCGCGACTTCACCCTGATCGGCACCACCGACATCGACTACCAGGGCAACGCCGACAACGTCGCCATCGACGCCAACGAAATCGCCTATTTGTGCCAACTGGCCAGCGAATACTTCGTCAACCCGGTCACGCCAGCCGACGTGGTCTGGACCTATTCCGGCGTGCGCCCGCTGCTCGACGACGGCGCCGACGCCAAGGCCGTCACCCGCGACTACTGGCTCGAAGTCGATAGCGACGGGCCGCCGATCCTGAGCATTTTCGGCGGCAAGATCACCACCTACCGCAAGCTGGCGGAAGACGCGGTGGAGCTGATTGCCAAGGCGCTCGGCAACCGCCACGGCAACTGGACCGCCAACGCCTGCCTGCCTGGCGGCGATTTGTTCGGCGCCGAGCCGCAGAACAAATCGGTGCTCGGCTTCGACGAGTGGGTGCGCAAGGTGCAGAACCATTACGCCTGGCTGCCGCCGCTGCTGGTGGTGCGGTTCGCGCGCGCCTACGGCACCCGCATCCACACGCTGCTGCGCGAACGCGCGACCATCGCCGACATGGGCGAGGAAATCGCCCCGGGCCTGTACCAGGTGGAAGTGGAGTACCTGCGCAAGTACGAATGGGCGCGCACCGCGCACGACATCCTGTGGCGCCGCTCCAAGCTGGGATTGCACCTGCCGCCCGAGGCGGCAGCCACCTTGCAGGACTGGCTCACCGCCCATCCGATGCAGTTCAGATAA
- a CDS encoding peptide MFS transporter codes for MSGATINKSEAAIPEFKQIMGHPAPLWMLFMTEFWERFAFYGIRWALVLYVVAQFYNGDPSGESAANLVYGSYLALVYAAALFGGYVADRVLGYQRSILVGAAFMAAGLFMIAVPNEEVFKFGLATIIVGNGMFKPNISTMVGKLYTTGDPRRDSGFTIFYMGINAGAMVAPVLTEWLAAKVFGTDGMPAYKVVFMSAGVGMLISLVWFFIGRARLLGIGAPDAQHADPKRLLYVIVGSLCVIPVVYFLLAAGAEKLQVVLTILFILLSVMLIVEGIKNGKVARDKAIAMLVIFFFNIMFWMFFEQAGSSFTFLADKIVDREMFNWTFPVAWFQTVNSLAIITFAPLIALIWVKLRSANPSIPRKFGLGLLFNGLAFGLLMYSLSMLVNIDNKIPFWTLFMVYVLQSIGELCLSPIGLSMVTKLAPTRLVGLGMGGWFLSTGIGNNLSGIFASHVSGTEGMSITSALSGYTFGFYSLMAGGVVLFLVAPLIQKLMHGVK; via the coding sequence ATGAGCGGTGCCACCATCAATAAATCGGAAGCAGCCATCCCCGAGTTCAAGCAGATCATGGGCCATCCCGCACCCCTGTGGATGTTGTTCATGACCGAATTCTGGGAACGCTTCGCGTTCTACGGCATTCGCTGGGCCCTGGTGCTGTATGTCGTCGCCCAGTTCTACAACGGCGACCCTTCCGGTGAATCCGCCGCCAACCTGGTCTATGGTTCGTATCTCGCGCTGGTTTATGCCGCCGCGCTGTTCGGCGGCTACGTGGCCGACCGCGTGCTCGGCTACCAGCGCTCGATCCTCGTCGGCGCCGCCTTCATGGCGGCAGGCCTGTTCATGATCGCCGTACCGAACGAAGAAGTCTTCAAGTTCGGCCTGGCCACCATCATCGTCGGTAACGGCATGTTCAAGCCGAACATCTCGACCATGGTCGGCAAGCTCTATACCACCGGCGACCCGCGCCGCGATTCGGGCTTCACCATTTTCTACATGGGCATCAATGCCGGCGCCATGGTAGCGCCAGTGCTCACCGAGTGGCTCGCCGCCAAGGTGTTCGGCACCGATGGCATGCCAGCCTATAAAGTGGTGTTCATGTCGGCCGGCGTGGGCATGCTGATCTCGCTGGTGTGGTTCTTCATCGGCCGCGCGCGCCTGCTGGGCATCGGCGCACCGGACGCGCAGCACGCCGACCCCAAGCGTCTGCTGTACGTGATCGTCGGCTCGCTGTGCGTGATCCCGGTCGTGTACTTCCTGCTGGCCGCCGGCGCCGAGAAGCTGCAAGTCGTGCTGACCATCCTGTTCATCCTGCTGTCGGTTATGCTGATCGTCGAAGGCATCAAGAACGGCAAGGTCGCCCGCGACAAGGCCATCGCCATGCTGGTGATCTTCTTCTTCAATATCATGTTCTGGATGTTCTTCGAACAGGCCGGCAGCTCGTTCACCTTCCTGGCCGATAAGATCGTCGACCGCGAGATGTTTAACTGGACCTTCCCGGTTGCGTGGTTCCAGACCGTGAACTCGCTGGCCATCATCACCTTCGCTCCGCTGATCGCGCTCATCTGGGTCAAGCTGCGCAGCGCCAACCCGTCGATCCCGCGCAAGTTCGGCCTGGGCCTGTTGTTCAACGGCCTTGCCTTCGGCCTGCTGATGTATTCGCTGTCGATGCTGGTCAATATCGACAACAAGATCCCGTTCTGGACCCTGTTCATGGTCTACGTGCTGCAATCGATCGGTGAGCTGTGCCTGTCGCCGATCGGCCTGTCGATGGTGACCAAGCTGGCCCCGACCCGCCTGGTGGGCCTGGGCATGGGCGGCTGGTTCCTGTCGACCGGTATCGGCAACAACCTGTCGGGCATCTTCGCCTCGCACGTCAGCGGCACTGAAGGCATGTCGATCACGTCGGCGCTGTCGGGCTACACCTTCGGCTTCTACTCGCTGATGGCGGGCGGCGTGGTGCTGTTCCTGGTTGCTCCGCTGATCCAGAAGCTGATGCACGGCGTGAAGTAA
- the ppnN gene encoding nucleotide 5'-monophosphate nucleosidase PpnN encodes MEHDVIDTLISPEGQLEVLSKAEVNKLLDTSQGGLYNVFRNCALAVLNCGSTIDDGKELLERFESFSISIVQRERGIKLDIKGAPASAFVDGKMIKGIHEQLFAVLRDIVFVSNEVTNSDKFDMARTEDVTDAVFHILRNAGVLKPMLNPNLVVCWGGHSINRAEYNYSKEVGYQMGLRELDICTGCGPGAMKGPMKGATIGHAKQRLTNGRYLGITEPGIIAAESPNPIVNQLVIMPDIEKRLEAFVRAGHGIVVFPGGAGTAEEILYILGILLHPDNAELPFPLIFTGPETSREYFVQINNFIHATLGPEAQERYKIIIDDPEAVAREMQAGIKAVREYRKTRSDAYYFNWGLKIDREFQKPFAPTHENMRNLSLHKDQEVHLLAANLRRAFSGVVAGNVKNEGIRAIEQHGHFEIHGDKAIMGPMDALLTSFVEQSRMKLPGKAYEPCYRVIQ; translated from the coding sequence ATGGAACATGACGTTATCGATACCCTGATTTCGCCGGAAGGCCAGCTCGAAGTGCTGTCCAAGGCCGAAGTAAACAAACTGCTCGATACCAGCCAGGGCGGCCTGTATAACGTATTTCGCAATTGCGCGCTGGCCGTGCTCAATTGTGGCAGCACCATCGACGACGGCAAGGAACTGCTCGAACGCTTCGAGTCGTTCTCGATCAGCATCGTGCAGCGCGAGCGCGGCATCAAGCTCGATATCAAGGGCGCGCCGGCTTCCGCTTTCGTGGACGGCAAAATGATCAAGGGTATCCACGAGCAGCTGTTCGCGGTGCTGCGCGATATTGTCTTCGTCAGCAACGAGGTGACCAATTCCGACAAGTTCGACATGGCCCGCACCGAGGATGTCACGGACGCCGTGTTCCACATCCTGCGCAATGCCGGCGTGCTCAAACCCATGCTCAATCCGAACCTGGTGGTGTGCTGGGGCGGCCACTCGATCAACCGCGCCGAGTACAACTACTCGAAGGAAGTCGGTTATCAGATGGGCCTGCGCGAACTCGATATCTGCACCGGCTGCGGCCCGGGCGCCATGAAGGGCCCGATGAAGGGCGCCACCATCGGCCACGCCAAGCAGCGCCTGACCAACGGCCGCTACCTGGGCATCACCGAACCGGGCATCATCGCCGCCGAATCGCCGAACCCGATCGTCAACCAGCTGGTGATCATGCCCGATATCGAAAAGCGCCTCGAAGCGTTTGTGCGCGCCGGCCACGGCATCGTGGTGTTCCCGGGCGGCGCCGGCACGGCCGAAGAGATCCTGTACATCCTCGGCATTTTGCTGCATCCGGACAACGCCGAGCTGCCATTCCCCTTGATTTTCACCGGCCCGGAAACCTCGCGCGAGTATTTTGTGCAGATCAATAACTTCATCCACGCCACGCTGGGACCGGAGGCGCAGGAGCGCTACAAGATCATCATCGACGACCCGGAAGCCGTGGCGCGCGAGATGCAGGCCGGGATCAAGGCAGTGCGCGAGTACCGCAAAACCCGCAGCGACGCCTATTACTTCAACTGGGGCCTGAAGATCGACCGCGAATTCCAGAAGCCGTTCGCACCGACGCATGAAAACATGCGCAACCTCAGCCTGCACAAGGACCAGGAAGTGCACTTGCTGGCAGCGAATTTGCGCCGGGCGTTTTCGGGCGTGGTGGCCGGTAACGTCAAGAACGAAGGCATCCGCGCCATCGAGCAGCACGGCCACTTCGAAATCCACGGCGACAAGGCGATCATGGGACCGATGGACGCGCTGCTCACGTCGTTCGTGGAGCAGAGCCGCATGAAGCTCCCCGGCAAGGCCTACGAGCCCTGCTACCGCGTTATTCAGTAG
- a CDS encoding glycoside hydrolase family 15 protein translates to MAAGRPHKKRKERDIADHGVIGNLATIALVACDGAIDYLCWPNLDSPSIFAGILDADNGGVFELAPDIDAPRVVQMYIPDTNVLLTRWMGSDASAELTDLMIDTSETDEAPTRLVRRMVVTRGTVTIHVRCAPRHDYARAVPSVKIKGGAALFTAKDCPPLRLSGANFTKDDGEVHASIKLKAGQCLTLMLDEPGKPLIDADEIGQLIEATINRWRAWSARSTYKGRWRDAVGRSALVLKLLTSRRHGSIAAAGTFSLPEAAGGVRNWDYRAAWIRDSSFSIYALMRLGYHTEAKDFYRWLGDRAMHSSKGGELKVMYALDGGKVPAETSLDHLAGYGGAAPVRIGNDAVGQLQLDIYGELMDSIYLSNKYGEAISHDRWLGVCRVIDYVARHWKEPDAGIWEIRGPARHHLHSRLMCWVAMDRAIRLASKRSLAAPFTRWIKVRNAIHDDIWKNFWDEELGHFVEERGRKDLDASMLLMPLVRFVGATDPRWLATLDAIGKHLTDDGMVYRYKRDDGLPGQEGAFSACSFWYVECLARAGRMDEARHIFEKLLRYANHVQLYAEEFDERAHLVGNFPQGFTHLALVSAAFYIDREMEGRGPRDWPA, encoded by the coding sequence ATGGCTGCCGGCAGACCGCACAAGAAACGCAAGGAACGCGATATCGCCGATCACGGCGTGATCGGCAACCTGGCGACCATCGCCCTGGTAGCTTGCGACGGCGCCATCGACTACCTGTGCTGGCCTAACCTGGACAGCCCCAGCATCTTTGCCGGCATTCTCGACGCCGACAACGGCGGCGTATTCGAACTGGCGCCCGATATCGACGCGCCCCGCGTGGTGCAGATGTACATTCCCGACACCAATGTGCTGCTCACGCGCTGGATGGGCAGCGACGCTTCCGCCGAACTGACCGACCTGATGATCGACACGTCGGAAACGGACGAAGCGCCTACCCGGCTGGTGCGCCGCATGGTCGTCACACGCGGCACGGTAACCATCCACGTGCGCTGCGCGCCGCGCCACGATTATGCGCGGGCTGTGCCATCCGTGAAAATCAAGGGTGGCGCAGCCCTGTTCACGGCCAAGGACTGCCCGCCACTGCGCCTGTCCGGCGCCAATTTTACGAAAGACGACGGCGAAGTCCACGCCAGCATCAAGCTTAAGGCGGGCCAGTGCCTGACCCTGATGCTCGATGAACCGGGCAAGCCGCTAATCGACGCTGACGAGATCGGCCAGCTGATCGAGGCGACCATCAACCGCTGGCGCGCCTGGTCAGCACGCTCGACTTACAAGGGCCGCTGGCGCGATGCCGTTGGACGCTCGGCGCTGGTACTGAAACTGCTGACGTCACGCCGGCACGGATCGATCGCGGCGGCCGGCACGTTTTCGCTGCCGGAAGCGGCCGGCGGCGTGCGCAACTGGGACTACCGCGCCGCGTGGATCCGCGATTCGTCGTTCTCGATCTATGCGCTGATGCGCCTCGGCTACCACACGGAAGCCAAGGATTTCTACCGCTGGCTCGGCGACCGCGCCATGCACTCGTCCAAGGGCGGCGAACTGAAAGTGATGTATGCGCTCGATGGCGGCAAGGTGCCGGCCGAGACGTCGCTCGACCACCTGGCCGGCTACGGTGGCGCTGCGCCGGTGCGCATTGGCAACGACGCCGTTGGCCAGCTGCAGCTCGACATCTACGGCGAGTTGATGGACTCGATTTACCTCAGTAACAAGTACGGCGAGGCGATCTCGCACGACCGCTGGCTCGGCGTATGCCGCGTGATCGACTACGTGGCGCGCCACTGGAAAGAACCGGACGCCGGCATCTGGGAAATCCGTGGCCCGGCGCGCCATCACCTGCATTCGCGCCTGATGTGCTGGGTGGCGATGGACCGCGCGATCCGGCTGGCCAGCAAGCGCTCGCTGGCGGCGCCTTTCACCCGCTGGATCAAGGTGCGCAACGCCATCCACGACGACATCTGGAAGAATTTCTGGGATGAAGAACTGGGGCACTTCGTGGAGGAGCGCGGCCGCAAGGACCTCGATGCGTCGATGCTGTTGATGCCGCTGGTGCGCTTCGTCGGCGCCACCGACCCGCGCTGGCTGGCCACGCTCGACGCCATCGGCAAGCACCTCACCGACGACGGCATGGTCTATCGATACAAGCGCGACGATGGCCTGCCGGGGCAGGAAGGCGCTTTCTCGGCCTGTTCGTTCTGGTACGTGGAATGCCTGGCGCGCGCCGGCCGCATGGACGAGGCGCGGCACATCTTCGAAAAGCTGCTGCGCTACGCCAACCACGTGCAGCTGTACGCCGAGGAGTTCGACGAACGCGCGCACCTGGTGGGGAACTTCCCGCAGGGGTTCACCCACCTGGCGCTGGTCAGCGCCGCCTTCTACATCGACCGCGAGATGGAAGGACGCGGACCACGCGACTGGCCCGCATAA
- a CDS encoding SDR family oxidoreductase, with protein MHITLHDQTAIVTGANSGLGRGIALAFARAGANVVVNFHSHQDQADEVVAAITAEGGKAFAFQADVGEEDDVQALFAAAIEHFGAIDIVVANSGRQDDAPSADMTLKQWEGVLKTNLTGQFLCMREAVRTFRRQGQRKASRALGKIICMSSVHQRIPWAGHVNYAASKGGVHLLMETMAQEMAPERIRINAIAPGAIKTPINAEVTADGGTDDLLKLIPYGRVGQPDDVANAALFLASDLADYVVGSTLFVDGGMALYPGFEDNG; from the coding sequence ATGCACATTACGCTACACGATCAAACCGCCATCGTCACCGGCGCCAACTCCGGCCTGGGGCGCGGCATCGCGCTCGCCTTTGCCAGGGCAGGCGCCAACGTGGTCGTCAACTTCCACTCGCACCAGGACCAGGCCGACGAGGTGGTGGCAGCGATTACCGCCGAAGGCGGCAAGGCGTTCGCCTTTCAGGCCGACGTCGGTGAAGAAGACGATGTGCAGGCGCTGTTTGCCGCCGCCATCGAACACTTCGGCGCGATCGACATCGTGGTGGCCAACTCGGGCCGCCAGGACGACGCACCGAGCGCCGACATGACGCTCAAGCAATGGGAAGGCGTATTGAAAACCAACCTGACCGGCCAGTTCCTGTGCATGCGCGAAGCGGTGCGCACGTTCCGCCGGCAGGGCCAGCGCAAGGCCTCGCGCGCATTGGGCAAGATCATCTGTATGAGTTCCGTCCACCAGCGCATACCGTGGGCCGGCCATGTCAACTACGCCGCATCCAAGGGCGGCGTCCACCTGTTGATGGAAACCATGGCGCAGGAAATGGCGCCCGAACGCATCCGCATCAACGCCATTGCCCCCGGCGCCATCAAGACCCCGATCAACGCCGAAGTGACCGCCGACGGCGGCACCGACGACCTGCTCAAGCTGATCCCGTACGGCCGCGTGGGCCAGCCCGACGACGTCGCCAACGCCGCACTGTTTTTAGCTTCCGACCTGGCCGACTACGTGGTGGGCAGCACGCTGTTCGTTGACGGCGGCATGGCGCTGTACCCGGGCTTCGAGGACAACGGCTAA
- the lysS gene encoding lysine--tRNA ligase: MTTDLQDQAAAPDENKIIAERRAKLAALRQQGVAFPNDFKPQHKAADLHAEFGAKTREELEANPVTVVLAGRMMLKREAGKKAAFATLQDSSGKNADGRIQIYATLDLTGEAAMAALHHYDLGDILGVTGTLFKTKTDELTIKVSELRLITKSLRPLPDKFHGLADQETKYRQRYVDLIMNEETRRTFKARTAAISSMRRFMEKNEFMEVETPMLHTIPGGASAKPFTTHHNALDMQMFLRIAPELYLKRLVVGGFDRVFEINRNFRNEGVSIRHNPEFTMMEFYAAYTDYQWLMDFTEAIIRQAAIDAHGTATLTYGGRELDLAKPFHRLTIVEAINKYAPGYTAEQLNDAQFIKTELLKFGVKPFATAGLGALQLALFEETAEAQLWEPTYIIDYPVEVSPLARASDTREGITERFELFMVGREIANGFSELNDAEDQSARFLAQVAAKDAGDEEAMYYDADYIRALEYGMPPAGGCGIGIDRLMMIITDSPNIRDVLLFPHLRREE, translated from the coding sequence ATGACTACGGATCTTCAAGACCAAGCAGCAGCGCCCGACGAAAACAAGATCATCGCCGAGCGCCGCGCCAAGCTGGCCGCCCTGCGCCAGCAAGGCGTCGCCTTTCCCAACGACTTCAAACCGCAACACAAGGCTGCCGACCTGCACGCCGAATTCGGTGCGAAGACCCGCGAGGAACTCGAAGCCAATCCCGTCACCGTGGTGCTGGCCGGCCGCATGATGCTCAAGCGCGAAGCCGGCAAGAAGGCCGCTTTCGCCACCCTGCAGGACTCGTCAGGTAAAAACGCCGACGGCCGCATCCAGATCTACGCCACGCTCGACCTGACCGGCGAAGCCGCCATGGCCGCGCTGCACCACTACGACCTGGGCGACATCCTGGGGGTGACCGGCACCCTGTTCAAGACCAAGACCGACGAGCTGACCATCAAGGTCAGCGAACTGCGCCTGATCACCAAGTCGCTGCGTCCGCTGCCTGACAAATTCCACGGCCTGGCCGACCAGGAAACCAAGTATCGCCAGCGCTACGTGGACCTGATCATGAACGAAGAGACGCGCCGCACCTTCAAGGCGCGTACCGCCGCCATCTCGTCGATGCGCCGCTTCATGGAAAAGAACGAATTCATGGAAGTGGAAACGCCGATGCTGCACACCATTCCAGGTGGCGCGTCCGCAAAACCATTCACCACCCACCACAACGCGCTCGACATGCAGATGTTTCTGCGTATCGCGCCCGAGCTGTACCTGAAACGCCTGGTGGTGGGCGGCTTCGACCGCGTGTTCGAGATCAACCGCAACTTCCGCAATGAAGGCGTGTCGATCCGTCACAATCCTGAATTCACCATGATGGAATTCTACGCGGCCTACACCGACTACCAGTGGCTGATGGACTTCACCGAAGCGATCATCCGCCAGGCCGCCATCGACGCCCACGGCACCGCCACGCTCACCTACGGCGGCCGCGAACTCGACCTGGCCAAGCCGTTCCACCGCCTGACCATCGTCGAAGCGATCAACAAGTACGCACCGGGCTACACCGCCGAGCAGTTGAACGACGCGCAATTCATCAAGACCGAGCTGCTGAAGTTCGGCGTGAAGCCGTTCGCCACCGCCGGCCTGGGCGCGCTGCAACTGGCGCTGTTCGAAGAAACCGCCGAAGCGCAGCTGTGGGAACCGACGTACATCATCGATTACCCGGTCGAAGTGTCGCCGCTGGCCCGCGCGTCGGACACCCGCGAAGGCATTACCGAACGCTTCGAGCTGTTCATGGTCGGCCGCGAAATCGCCAACGGCTTCTCGGAGCTCAATGACGCCGAAGACCAGTCGGCGCGCTTCCTGGCGCAGGTAGCCGCCAAGGATGCCGGCGATGAAGAGGCGATGTACTACGACGCCGACTACATCCGCGCATTGGAATACGGCATGCCGCCAGCCGGCGGTTGCGGCATCGGTATCGACCGCCTGATGATGATCATTACCGACTCGCCGAACATCCGCGACGTGCTGCTGTTCCCGCACCTGCGCCGCGAAGAGTAA